AAAAGGTGTCATTTATGTAATTAGTgtatttcataaaaaataccTTGTAAATCTTAATAGTTGTTTTATTCATAAGGATATACACCAgatttgtaaaatatttttaaaggcGTGtaacacatttttattaaaaaaaaaaaaaggataagaAAGAACcagaattatttataaaaataatagtatattgtattattatccaATTCCcccttatataataaatagaattatacaatatatatatatataatatataatatatattttcttcttttgatCATAATGAAAGGATGGAAAAAagatcattttatatattcatttcattttaagTTGTATATTGAActtaataaaatgtaaatacATAATACTTTATACACCccctttttttaaaaagatattatatatatatatatatatatattttttttttttttatgtgacatattatgaatttttgtgtaaatttaaaaatctgcacacatttaaaaaaaaaaaaaattcagttttttttataagtttTAATTCTAACgtcttttaaataaattaataaaaatcgTAATTAAGTAATATGAGAATAATActtcataaataaaaattaataataattataaattttataaataaaaaataaaaaaaacgaaaagtattttttttttatcgaAAATTGTAATTAAACTTATTATTAAGTTTGTATTCGTAATTCATTCTATTAAAACCTTCTTGTCTATAtaatatcacatatatatatatatatatatttatttatttatgtatatattttttttttttttaacaataatatatattttttaaataattcaatGAAGAACAGAACAAGAATATTAAAAGACAGTAACATACAAACATTCAATACATgttttgataatataaatttaaactGTGCTTctctaaaaaataaaaacttgAAAAATGGAccttcattttcatttttctatGAATATGCTCACGATAGATCAATTTTATCCCTTTCACTAGATGAAAGTggttaaaaaattaaacaaaaattaaaataaaataaaaaaaaaaaaaaaaaaaaaaaaaaaacataaatagaAATAGAAATAGAAATAGAAATAGAAAATTCTTTTATAACATCTTTTCATatgttttcatattttattttattttttttttttttttttgtttaaataaATTCTCAGTAAAATTGCTTTTTCATtgaaacatattttttgtattatatgaataaaaatgtcattattaatttttaactTGTCATTaagaaattttaaataaattttaactagatcaatttttttcaaattttttttttttttttttttttttttttcattcagGAACATATATGGCTACAGCTAGCGCAGATCATTCCATACGCATACACAACTTAAAAAGTTTATCAACtattaaagaattatatcataaaaaatgtGGTCATTATGATTGGGTTAGTGAAGTATTTTTTACCAAAAGAAATGAAGTTCTTTCAGGAGGACTGGATGGAAAATTGTGTCTATGGAATACTATATATTGTTGTAAAATtcagaaaataaataaaatgatgaACTGTTCAGAATATTTAGAACAGAGAAAAAAAGTGAAAGAAGTAAAATTTAAAGCATCCAATAATGTAATAACTTGTAAAGAAATGTGTGCACATCATTCTACAATTAGTGATATGAAATTTgataaacaaaatgataaatgTATTACTAGTAGTTATGATAAGACATTAAAACTTTTTGATATCCGTAAATTTCGTGaactatgtatatataaaggtAATCATACTTGTCCAATTACAAAATTTTTGTGGttacaaaacaaaataatatcagCAGATAAAAATGGATGTCTATGTGTATTTGATGTTGAAACATCTCAAGAAATACTTAATGCTAAAAATACACATACTGGAAATATAGGAgctttaaattatttttatttgtataataaaactgaaaaaaagatgataaaTAATAACCCAAATGTGGATCATGAAAAACGAATAGATAAATCTTTACCCTTTTCAAGTATATCATCaaatgatattaaaaaaaattattctttaaaaaataaaaataataacaataggGATAAGAATAATCAGCATAATAAAAGGGAGGATGTTAATTACGATGTTATTTATGATGACAattgtgatgataatattgttaaaaaaaatagtaatagaaatattaatttaattagatcagataatttatttggacaacatgataattatttaaatttaaataatgaaaagataCCCTTAATAATTACAGGTGGTCAAAATGACGGAATATTGAAAGTAAGAGATTTTCGtatatttcataaatatgtcagctacaaaaaaatacacacaGCTAGCATTAATAGCATTATAACTTATAATTTAAacaataaaacatatattatttcttgttCAGCAGATGGTTATTGTTATCAATTTGAAATACAAAGTATATGTTCATCAAAtttgaataattatttaaaaaagatatgTGTAAATGAACCTATTTTATCAGCACGATATGTTGgaaatcattttattttggTTGGCTCATCTTTtggaaatttatttttattagattTTTCTGATTGTTCAGAAAATACATTAACAAAACAACCTAAAAATATAGCTTCAATCAATGAAATTAATACAAATTCAATTAATCTTTctgataaatttaataatccattaaatgaaaaaaaaagtacaaaCAATGATATCTTATGGGCTTTCGGGGCTTGCAAAAAAGGAGGAATTAATTGTATTGAttgtatatttgtttatgattcaaaaaataaaaatacaactGAATTtgaaatgtataatattataacagCAGGAGATGATGGTATTCCATGTTTCTTATATATACCCAattcttatatttaaaaaaatagaatataaaaataaaggaattaaattaatttatatatatttgcgCTCTCCCATAAGTGtgtatattatcattttttttaatggaaaaaaaaaaaaaaaaaaaaaaaaaaaaaaaaaaaaaatatacatatatatatatatatatatatatatatataatgatgtaATATATACAGCAAACaatacaaaattattaattttttacaatatatatatatatatatgtgtgtatcaTTTCAACATTTGTGTAATGTTAAAATAAAGGTAATTActtgatataataatattatatttcagaTTTGGGTACTTTATTAAACTGATAGAAATATCTTTGAAGTTTTTCTGCTTCTTCCTGTCTtacatgaaatatattagaCAATTTAGGAACATTAAATGTGTCTTGAAAAATGTTCTTACTATTTATTggtttataaaaattgtttaatgataaaaataatgatatagaaTTATAGTCCTTTTTGATAAATGGTAATAAATGAGTTTTTCTGTATATTTCATAAACATGATAATTAATCAAAGAAAAAGTTTGTAACTTTGAGtacaatttatttatataaaattgtaaatttttaataaatttatttgtattatattttgtattatttggaactgttatatttcttttattttttaaaacttcATTCATATATTCAGTAGAATCCATAAGtgtatattcattttctattagaaatgaaagaaacttttcaatttcttttaatatttctttttttggtttttcataaattttttgattttttttcataagttcataatcttttttaataaaaataaaatgtgttAAAGAATTTATAGGGAATTCATAAGactgtaaattttttttatcatttatattgaaATTTTGATTTGGTTGCATACtagaatttaaataaatattatttaaaattatataatttttttttttaacccACTGTACATTTTGTACattcttcatataatttataaaataataaaataaattaaaagatctaaataataacatattaattaaattattaatttcgaTATtagaattaatttttttacatatatattcatcattataaaaatggtTACTTGTATTTTCATTTGTGTTAATAGAcaccttttttttaaatatattatataataaatttaagaAAATGGAATATCGTTTATTAATTCCATCATCATTCATTATactattcataatattttcttgtaattctatttttatattttcatcatcacaTAAAAACCTTCTTAAAGAAACAACAGATGGCCTATATTTCTGTAAGAAAGAAGAATATCGTattacattttcttttttatttaacaagttttgaatatatatataacttatattatgtttttttaatatcattcctatttcatcataatcattattatcttggaaatatctatttatttttaacagtattttcttaaaaatatttaaattatctaaatcatgttttataaaaatcaaaTCACCTGTATTCAAACTTATATCAATTTCATAATCAGTTGCATATCCCCATGCCTttccataaaaatatttcaaagcCTCCTCTTTATCACtctctttatttatatttgatgaattataaaaaaaggacagtttttttttatttccataCATCTTCTCTTCTTCTAATACGGttgttcttttatttttcactAAAATATTCCTATCGAAATTTTTTAAGAACAACTTTTTATTAAAGCTTTCATTTTCTCGCACGTTGACAATTCTCTTAATTTcgttaaataataatatgccCACAGGTGTCGCACACACAAaagtttttaaaaagaagGTTGAACCTTTGggcatattattttgtttaagatcaagatatgaaaatatgaaaaaaataaagtggATACATCAAATAGgggaaaagaaaagaaaagaaaagaaaagaaaaaaaaagaaaaaaaaaaaaaaaaaatgtgaaacagtataaaaagaaaaaaataaataataacaaattaaattaataattctttcatttatttatcacCTAAAAATAAATCTCCTTATATTAAAATTCCTTTTCAACAATTcacttaaattattatatatatatatatatatatatatatatatattaattctaTTGGttcatatatcttttttatttttatttttatttttatttttattttttttttcaaattattgtactacatatgtatatgcatataaagaaaaatatgcaTTAAATTTATGTTctctttttttccttttttaatagaatagtaattatatattatttttcttctgGAATTATAACATTTAATCGTATTTCACATAAAACAATTTAGAACACCATggttcttttatttttttatatacacttatttattttttaattttaattttttttttttttttttttaattattaaatatcatatatctTAATAAAAGTTAATGAGGAAATACAGCACACGTTATTACACTTTTCGTTATAAGCTATTATAACAACTTTTAaataacaaaagaaaaacgaaaaagaaaaaaaaaaaaaaataataaatataaaatgtgatatatgatataaaacgtgataaatatatatatatatatatatatatataatacacacatcataaaatatgtaaaaaaaaaaaaaggaggaAAAATtgtggaaaaaaaaagaaaactgtgaaaaaataatataactgaaatatttattaaaaatattttcagtattatataaattttttttttctttttctttgggtataaaaaaaaaaaaaaacgtgaaatattaatcatataaacatatatatatgtatatatataattactagTTGtaaattatgttatattataattctcCCTAttaattttctatatatatattatatatatatatatatatatatatatatataatacttaatatatttaaatttaaatatattctattttttttttttttattttattctattttttttttttttattttattttatttttttttttttttaaaatagcaatatatataatataatcataaataaaaattattttcacgTGTTTCAAAAAAACCCATTAACAAAAAAGTTTACAGCTGTTTAGTGTTCAGTGCCACTTACGAGGTTGTTGTCGTCACCTTGTGGTtgctataaaaataaagaaaaataaaataaatatatagacatTTGGATACacagatatattattaaaaggaaaatgtaaaaaatatattaatatatatatatatataatttataaaaaaaaaaaaaaaaaatcataccTCTGGTGTAACATCTTGAGCTGTAACTTGTGGGCCTGCATTTGGTTCTCCATTGGATTCAGAATCAGCATCTGGGTTAGCATTATCAGCTGGGTCGCTTGATCCTATTTTGAATGGGTGTCTTCCTTTTTCAGTATTGTATAATACTAAACCAACACCTCCTAATAATACGGTGGATACTACACCTAATAAACCTGCAAGTACTGAAGTGGCAAGTTTATATTTGGATTTTCTTTTGTTAACTTCAACAagttcttcttcttttttgaTCATATCAGATATTAAATCGTGTACATCTATTAATGGTTCACCTGATCCTTCTAttaacaaaaagaaaataaaatattatatatcatacacatatatatcacacaacattattatacaaaaatatatatttcacttcaaaaaaaaataaatacttcAATTcgtcatatataaatttataatgaaTAAAAGTCCACATTTAaacataatacatatatatatatatatgtatatgatttttacataacataataaaaaaaaaaaaggtattcatatatataataaaatcattacataaatatattgtatacatattatacatttctaacgcaatacatatatatatatatatatcaaaatgacttacttttatttttttttttgctgcTAACACCACTTCCAGTTcctttgtttgttttttcgGCTAAGGATTCTTTAttgaaaatgataaagaaaagaGCAAGAAAAAATACTGATAAGATTTtcattttgaatatattaaataaattaaaaatctACAAACTATaagagaagaagaaaaaaaaggtttCTATAGAAAATTGATTAAAATTGTTATACAtgctttataaatatattctatatatatatatatatatatatataacatttctcaaaaaatataaagaattttatttacatatttattttattacatgaacatttaaataaacacataaaaatataaacatataaatatatatatatatataatactttttttttgtgttttgaatttttactttaattattaaaaacttTGGAtcaaaagaaattaaaacttaattattataaaatcttaaataaaatatgttataaaaatttttaattaaatttatttagataattaaatattttgaaatctatatataaaaattattttgctggataaatatttaaaaaaaatatatatatattttttttttatttttttttttaattataaagtgtgatatatttatttatatatataaatataaatgattttataaaaaaatatatatatatttaaaaaaatattaaggtataaaaaataataaataacatatataatatattatattataaaagaaggaaaaagaaaaaaaaaaaaaaaaactatgaAATTTTGAATTTAGATAGATATAAAActtaaatattatgaaaaaacttaaatatataaatataataaatttttatattaaataggaatgaaaaaaatgttcttatttttgttttatataatatttatatattatataaaatattttgttattttttaaaatcagcaatatatatatatatatatatattttttattattattactataaatataattatatataaatatatatttaaaactaTTTTTTAACCTTTaactatataatttttattttatataaaatgaaccataataaaatatactatatcttgtaaaaaaattacatttcatatattaatattattatataatatatttatttttttatgtatataaatattttatatatattcatattaactttttttttttttcaaatctAAAATGGGTACTATGTCATGTATAAAGGGGTATATGATCTTTTTGACTtaaaaaccaaaaaaaaaaaaaaattataatatgaatatataatatataataatatttatatatatataatatatatatatatatatatatatatatataatgcttatatattttattataaaaaataacacccatatatattttgaattattttaaaggtatatatataatattagtagatataaaatataagt
This Plasmodium falciparum 3D7 genome assembly, chromosome: 11 DNA region includes the following protein-coding sequences:
- a CDS encoding WD repeat-containing protein, putative, translated to MKNRTRILKDSNIQTFNTCFDNINLNCASLKNKNLKNGPSFSFFYEYAHDRSILSLSLDESGTYMATASADHSIRIHNLKSLSTIKELYHKKCGHYDWVSEVFFTKRNEVLSGGLDGKLCLWNTIYCCKIQKINKMMNCSEYLEQRKKVKEVKFKASNNVITCKEMCAHHSTISDMKFDKQNDKCITSSYDKTLKLFDIRKFRELCIYKGNHTCPITKFLWLQNKIISADKNGCLCVFDVETSQEILNAKNTHTGNIGALNYFYLYNKTEKKMINNNPNVDHEKRIDKSLPFSSISSNDIKKNYSLKNKNNNNRDKNNQHNKREDVNYDVIYDDNCDDNIVKKNSNRNINLIRSDNLFGQHDNYLNLNNEKIPLIITGGQNDGILKVRDFRIFHKYVSYKKIHTASINSIITYNLNNKTYIISCSADGYCYQFEIQSICSSNLNNYLKKICVNEPILSARYVGNHFILVGSSFGNLFLLDFSDCSENTLTKQPKNIASINEINTNSINLSDKFNNPLNEKKSTNNDILWAFGACKKGGINCIDCIFVYDSKNKNTTEFEMYNIITAGDDGIPCFLYIPNSYI
- a CDS encoding exported protein 1, which translates into the protein MKILSVFFLALFFIIFNKESLAEKTNKGTGSGVSSKKKNKKGSGEPLIDVHDLISDMIKKEEELVEVNKRKSKYKLATSVLAGLLGVVSTVLLGGVGLVLYNTEKGRHPFKIGSSDPADNANPDADSESNGEPNAGPQVTAQDVTPEQPQGDDNNLVSGTEH